The Calditrichota bacterium genome includes the window ATCGACAAGTATCTCGTTGAGCGTCTCCGCAGTGGACTGGGAGATGACGCGCCGCACCACCTGCGGCTCGCCAAGGCTAAGGTCCTCTTTGCCCTCGCGCACCGTCCCGAGCACCACTTTCGGCCGCATGAGTACGCCGCCATTTGCCACAGCAGCGTACGCCATGGCCACCTGCAGAGGCGTGACGGCAATCTCGTACCCGTAGCTCATGGCTGCAGGCGTGAAGGCGCTCCATTGGTTGAGATTGGGCAGGATGCCGCGCACCTCGCCCTTCAGCTCTATGCCCGTGGCCGTGCCAAAGCCGAAGTTGCGCTCGTAGCGGAGCAGAAGCTCGGGAGGGATCTTCAACCCGATCTTGGCAATCCCTATGTTGCTGGAGTTGACCAGCACTTCGCGCACAGTGAGCCAGCCGTAAGGTTCGTGGTCTTCGATGGTCTGGCCCAGGACTCGATAGCGCCCGTTCTCGCAGAAGACCGTCTCGTCAGGCGTGCGCAGATGCTCCTCAAGAACAAGGGCCATGGGCACGAGCTTCATAACCGAACCGAGCTCGTACGCATCGGTGATGGGCCGCAGCCGCCAGAGGTCAGGATGTGCCTTGGTCCCTTCGCTGGGGTCGAAGAGGGGCGCGCACGCCAAGGCGAGGACGTGCCCGCTCTGAGGCTCCACCACTACTGCGCACGCCGCAGCCGCGTCGAATTGGCGCAAGGCTTCGACCAGCTCCTCCTCGCAGATGCGCTGCACCACCCGGTGGATGGTCAGGATGAGCGTCTCCCCTGGCACAGGGTCGACCTGCGGTGCGCCCGGCATGCGGAAGACGCGCCCTTGAGCATCAAGGTGGAGGTAGGCGAGCCCGGGTTTGCCGTGCAGACGATCGTCCCAGGCATACTCGATACCGGCCAGCCCGCGGTTGTCCACGTCGGTGAAGCCCAACAGATGACAGGCGGTGGTGCCGAAGGGGTAGGCACGGCGCCACTCATCGACGACGCGCACCTGGAGGAGCCCAAGGCTGCGGACGCGGTCGCCCACCTCAGCCGACAGCCTCCGGCCCAGCCAGACAAAGGAGCCGCCCCGTGCCAATTTGGCCTGCAGGGCATCTGGTGATTGGCCCAAGACGGGCCCGAGCTGCCGCACCACCAGCCCAGGGTTGCCGCTCTGGCGCAAGTCATAGCCCACCGAGACCGCCGGCTTGTTGATGACCAAGCGTACACCCTCGCGGTCGAGTATCTCGCCACGCCTCGGCTCCAACTTGCTCAGCCGGACGATCGGCATCTTCTGTCTGTAGGCCTCAGGTCTGATGAGTTGCACCTCCACCAGCCGGCCGGCCACCATCACCAACGCCAGCGTCACCAGCCAGCCAAAGCGCACACAACTGACGATGTCCTCGCACCTCTCCTGTTTTGTCACGTGCCTCAGCACCACACGCACCTTTCGGCCACATTACCAAGAGAGAGGCAACCAGGACCATGACCTACCATCAGCCCTATTCTGCACCTTATCGCCCGCTGCTCTGCCGCTCATCTTCCTCGATCAAGGGGCGCAGACCGGACGGCACCACCAGGTTGCGCCTACCGTAGAAACCGAGGTTGAGCTCGCGTGCCACCTGCCCGGTGATGTGATCAAAGCTCACCAGCTTTCCCCTGATCTCTTCAAGCTGCGCCACTTCTTTGCTGAGGACTGCCAGCCGCTTCTCGTGCGAGGCAATCTGCCGCATGAGCTCCTGGGCGTGGACCAACTGCCAGACGTACAAAATGACCGCAGCACAGCACAACACCACAAGGGCAAACAAGCGCGCCACCCTGCGCCGCTGCTGCTGCAGCC containing:
- a CDS encoding penicillin-binding protein 2; the encoded protein is MTKQERCEDIVSCVRFGWLVTLALVMVAGRLVEVQLIRPEAYRQKMPIVRLSKLEPRRGEILDREGVRLVINKPAVSVGYDLRQSGNPGLVVRQLGPVLGQSPDALQAKLARGGSFVWLGRRLSAEVGDRVRSLGLLQVRVVDEWRRAYPFGTTACHLLGFTDVDNRGLAGIEYAWDDRLHGKPGLAYLHLDAQGRVFRMPGAPQVDPVPGETLILTIHRVVQRICEEELVEALRQFDAAAACAVVVEPQSGHVLALACAPLFDPSEGTKAHPDLWRLRPITDAYELGSVMKLVPMALVLEEHLRTPDETVFCENGRYRVLGQTIEDHEPYGWLTVREVLVNSSNIGIAKIGLKIPPELLLRYERNFGFGTATGIELKGEVRGILPNLNQWSAFTPAAMSYGYEIAVTPLQVAMAYAAVANGGVLMRPKVVLGTVREGKEDLSLGEPQVVRRVISQSTAETLNEILVDVVNHGTGRKAQIAGHRIAGKTGTARKVRPQGRGHEERYLSSFVGYYPAEVGKAEFCILVVVDDPKGQYYAADVAAPTFKRILQRILKWRGEQEVTPPVEAPE